From the Xyrauchen texanus isolate HMW12.3.18 chromosome 49, RBS_HiC_50CHRs, whole genome shotgun sequence genome, one window contains:
- the LOC127640625 gene encoding patatin-like phospholipase domain-containing protein 2 produces MFPLDSSWNISFAGCGFLGIYHIGVASCLQQQAPFLVENARHIYGASAGALTASALVSGACLGEAGANVIAVAKEAQKRFLGPMHPSFNLIKIVRTTMRRTMPHDAHSRATGRLGISLTRVTDGENVLVSHFSSNEELVQACICSLYIPVYCGLIPPTLQGVRYVDGGISDNLPQYELKNTITVSPFSGESDICPRDISSTNLHELRFTNLSIQFTLANLYRVSRALFPPDPLVMKNMCKQGYRDALHFLKKNGMLQFQGPHRMLGMANGAAVGNSDNEDDEGPDEESQNRETENNNHSSIEEHILEHLPPRLHEALVEACRERRSLFQSISNLLPVRMASAVLLPYTLPLESAVSLSIRLLDWLPDIQEDVGWMKEQTVKLLQSVLTHAGRSVSQQVSARFSYQLELKHSQSVPASFSAVRLLPVWVSGGSSSVLDAMLRLDQYQRQLLPGLFRVNLDFRGSFTTTHQDADEGLSM; encoded by the exons ATGTTCCCTCTCGACTCTTCGTGGAATATTTCTTTCGCCGGATGTGGCTTTCTGGGTATCTATCACATTGGAGTGGCCAGCTGTCTGCAACAACAAGCGCCGTTTCTGGTGGAGAATGCGCGTCACATTTACGGCGCGTCCGCGGGCGCGCTCACGGCCTCTGCGCTGGTCAGCGGGGCATGCCTGG GAGAGGCTGGGGCGAACGTCATTGCTGTGGCTAAAGAAGCCCAAAAGCGTTTCCTGGGGCCCATGCACCCCTCCTTCAACCTCATCAAGATTGTGAGGACCACGATGCGCCGCACAATGCCACACGATGCCCACAGTAGGGCGACCGGCCGCCTGGGCATCTCTCTCACCCGAGTCACGGATGGAGAAAACGTGCTGGTGTCACACTTTAGCAGCAATGAAGAACTAGTGCAA GCATGTATATGCAGTCTGTACATTCCTGTGTACTGCGGCCTGATACCTCCGACCCTGCAAGGAGTG cgGTATGTGGATGGTGGTATCAGTGATAATTTGCCTCAATATGAACTGAAAAACACCATCACAGTGTCTCCATTCTCTGGAGAAAGTGACATCTGCCCACGTGACATCAGCTCCACAAACCTGCACGAGCTGAGGTTCACAAACTTATCCATTCAATTCACACTCGCCAACCTCTACAGAGTCTCTAGAGCACTGTTCCCACCTGATCCactg GTGATGAAGAACATGTGCAAGCAGGGATACAGAGATGCTTTACACTTCCTGAAGAAAAATG GTATGTTACAGTTTCAAGGTCCGCACCGAATGCTGGGCATGGCAAATGGGGCAGCAGTGGGAAACTCGGATAATGAGGATGATGAAGGTCCTGATGAAGAGTCTCAgaacagagaaacagagaacaaCAATCACTCCAGCATCGAGGAACACATTCTTGAACATCTGCCTCCTCGATTACATGAAG CGCTTGTGGAGGCCTGTCGGGAGAGGCGGAGTCTGTTTCAGTCCATAAGCAACCTGCTACCAGTCAGGATGGCGTCTGCCGTACTGTTACCGTACACACTTCCTCTGGAGTCAGCTGTGTCTCTCAGTATCAG ACTGTTAGACTGGTTGCCAGATATTCAGGAGGATGTGGGCTGGATGAAGGAACAGACTGTCAAACTGCTGCAGAGCGTATTAACtcacgccgggaggagtgtgtcACAGCAGGTGTCCGCACG ctTTTCCTATCAGCTAGAATTGAAACATTCCCAGTCCGTCCCGGCCAGCTTCAGTGCGGTCCGCCTGCTGCCGGTTTGGGTCAGCGGGGGTAGCTCATCGGTCCTGGATGCCATGCTGCGATTGGACCAGTACCAGCGCCAACTCCTGCCAGGATTGTTCCGTGTCAATCTGGACTTTCGAGGGTCTTTCACCACTACACACCAAGACGCAGATGAGGGTCTTAGCATGTGA